A genomic window from Candidatus Saccharimonadales bacterium includes:
- a CDS encoding IS1595 family transposase — MNNKFTVRQFNYRFPDDDACLEEIKVMRFGEMLDCPNCGKNNKFYKIEGRKAYSCGFCRHQIHPLAGTIFEKSSTPLQDWFYAIYLMAQTRAGISAKQLERMLGVTYKTAWRMFHQIRKLMADDEDMLSGEVEVDETYVGGKSDGRGRTKGRHIGDKAVVMGMVERQGRAKVRHVKSSGSRSLIPELQAGIKGGSQIYSDQYPVYINLDKLGYKHASVNHQTNFAIGLTHTQNVENLWSHIKRGIIGVYRHVDPKYLQSYVDEYAFRYSHRKQPHGAMFDSILSRVC; from the coding sequence ATGAACAACAAGTTTACTGTAAGACAATTCAATTATCGGTTTCCCGATGATGACGCCTGCCTTGAGGAAATCAAGGTTATGCGGTTTGGCGAGATGCTGGACTGCCCTAACTGCGGTAAGAACAACAAATTTTATAAGATTGAGGGTCGCAAAGCGTATTCCTGTGGCTTTTGCCGACACCAAATCCACCCGTTGGCTGGCACTATCTTTGAAAAGTCCAGCACTCCGCTACAAGATTGGTTCTATGCTATCTACCTTATGGCTCAAACCCGTGCTGGAATATCCGCTAAACAGCTTGAGCGTATGCTCGGAGTTACCTACAAAACGGCGTGGCGAATGTTCCATCAAATACGCAAGCTAATGGCTGACGATGAAGATATGCTGTCAGGAGAGGTCGAGGTTGATGAAACCTACGTTGGCGGTAAAAGTGATGGTCGTGGCCGGACTAAAGGTCGTCATATCGGCGACAAGGCCGTGGTTATGGGTATGGTTGAACGGCAAGGCCGAGCTAAAGTCCGGCACGTCAAAAGCTCTGGTTCACGCTCTTTGATACCCGAGCTACAAGCTGGTATTAAAGGCGGCAGCCAGATTTATAGCGACCAATATCCGGTTTACATTAATCTGGACAAATTGGGCTACAAGCACGCCAGCGTCAATCATCAGACCAACTTCGCCATCGGGCTAACCCACACTCAGAATGTTGAGAACCTTTGGTCGCATATTAAGAGGGGTATCATAGGTGTTTATAGGCACGTTGACCCCAAATACTTGCAATCTTACGTTGATGAGTATGCTTTCCGCTACTCGCACCGGAAACAGCCACACGGAGCTATGTTTGACAGTATTTTAAGCCGTGTCTGTTGA